A stretch of the Denticeps clupeoides chromosome 6, fDenClu1.1, whole genome shotgun sequence genome encodes the following:
- the hlcs gene encoding biotin--protein ligase has translation MLITLCYVYLWVRYQKCYTLVIRRTLRRLCGGSRGGFTFCAVKPDSGRRASRRQNAAPPPEEETPVFLKLGDKAIYITEPQAFDDLSKWTLLMGSPMLNGPALESIAFIIEATSGQAVGSSLCTSNKKVLKWSDYCHPLACSPGLPYRAVAEATIENFSRLGVAFLEDRLQMENGLIPDKIVSVLLGESALRDLSERRPSTSEYQVEPLSLSNATEIIFSEPPPCEKELGDAPLRRKSSARLSTAGEGERRGSCDFGEVTDPLPDHHHMEGHHLHLSSCHECLELENSTILSVKYASVENIPDLPDDYEGMDSDEIEDDEESFVGQTKRVNVSGKPPNVLVYAGGCVQRFEQVRRLLAECVDTDSYTLYPLRPQQVLSEPWLDSALLLVLATEELLTPQLQERFLAYLAHGGRILGLSSSFSITGLKLVSKKAQRNQICRLSFTKADSTELELSVLASGGVYVRDPSEGHTGQVELWGELLGDVKDMAIVRFTHGERGGEAVLCQVRLETAPDSQHVRSPKEFDELKMSNALRYEVLTEILTSLGLSCELSQIPPPSPIYVFSPCPERRGSFLTWLRRKLDEDGTLTAPKASLKVLSGGDSQTELPEGVFALLPDPVEPQPEQFNLQAYTHHLHTRTLGQTLLYTEVNPTTMDLLEGLMLQLPEEMGLIAVALRQTKGRGRGGNAWLSPLGCAMFTLHAQIPINSSLGQRIPFLQHLVALSVVEAVRTLPGYESIDLRVKWPNDIYYSNLMKLGGVLVNSTVMGPTFHLLIGCGFNVSNSNPTICINDLIVQHNREHDSSLEPLNTAMLIARTLTHLENLISAFQERGPQAVLPIYYKRWVHSGSVVRLWSEDGPEAAVVGLDDNGFLQVKTAEQGVVSVQPDGNSFDMLRNLVVTKQS, from the exons ATGCTAATAACGCTGTGCTACGTCTACCTCTGGGTGCGCTATCAGAAGTGCTACACGCTGGTGATCCGCAGGACCCTGCGGCGGCTGTGCGGCGGCAGCCGGGGCGGATTCACCTTCTGCGCCGTGAAGCCGGACTCGGGGCGGCGGGCGAGCAGGCGGCAGAACGCGGCGCCGCCGCCGGAGGAGGAGACCCCGGTTTTCCTGAAGCTGGGCGACAAGGCGATATACATCACCGAGCCGCAG GCTTTTGATGACCTCAGCAAGTGGACGCTGTTAATGGGGTCACCGATGTTGAATGGCCCCGCCCTAGAAAGCATCGCGTTCATCATAGAAGCAACATCAGGACAAGCGGTGGGAAGTTCCCTTTGCACATCAAATAAGAAA GTGCTGAAGTGGTCTGACTACTGTCACCCTCTGGCTTGTAGCCCCGGTCTCCCCTACCGGGCCGTGGCCGAGGCTACCATCGAGAACTTCAGCCGACTGGGGGTTGCTTTTCTGGAAGATCGTCTTCAGATGGAAAATGGCCTCATACCTGACAAAATAGTCT CGGTGCTTCTCGGAGAATCTGCTCTCAGGGACCTCAGCGAAAGAAGGCCGTCCACCAGCGAATACCAGGTCGAGCCGCTCTCCCTTAGCAACGCGACTGAAATCATCTTCTCCGAGCCTCCACCGTGCGAGAAGGAGCTGGGAGACGCGCCGCTGCGCCGCAAGAGCAGCGCCCGCCTCTCGACCGCCGGTGAGGGTGAACGCAGGGGCTCGTGCGACTTCGGCGAGGTCACAGACCCCCTGCCGGACCACCACCATATGGAGGGCCACCACCTCCATCTCTCCAGCTGCCATGAGTGCCTGGAGCTGGAGAACAGCACCATACTGTCGGTGAAGTATGCCTCCGTGGAGAACATTCCGGACCTCCCAGACGACTACGAGGGCATGGACAGTGACGAGATTGAGGATGACGAGGAGAGTTTTGTCGGCCAGACCAAGAGGGTGAACGTGTCCGGGAAACCTCCCAACGTGCTGGTGTACGCCGGGGGCTGCGTGCAGAGGTTCGAACAGGTGCGCCGCCTCCTGGCCGAGTGCGTGGACACGGACAGCTACACGCTGTACCCCCTGAGACCCCAGCAGGTCCTCAGCGAGCCCTGGCTGGACAGCGCCCTCCTGCTGGTGCTGGCCACGGAGGAGCTGCTCACGCCGCAGCTGCAGGAGCGCTTCCTGGCCTACCTGGCCCACGGCGGCCGGATCCTGGGCctgtcctcctccttctctaTAACCGGTTTAAAGCTGGTGTCCAAAAAGGCCCAGAGGAACCAGATCTGCCGGCTGAGCTTCACCAAGGCGGACAGCACGGAGCTGGAGCTGAGCGTGCTGGCCAGCGGCGGCGTGTATGTTCGGGACCCGAGCGAGGGCCACACCGGCCAGGTGGAGCTGTGGGGGGAGCTGCTGGGAGATGTGAAGGACATGGCCATCGTCAGGTTCACGCATGGAGAGCGCGGTGGAGAGGCGGTGTTGTGTCAG GTGCGTCTGGAGACTGCCCCCGACTCTCAGCATGTGAGGAGCCCGAAGGAGTTCGACGAGCTGAAGATGAGCAACGCCCTGCGCTACGAGGTGTTGACGGAGATTCTCACGTCACTGGGCCTGAGCTGTGAGCTGAGCCAGATACCACCGCCAAGCCCCATCTACGTCTTCTCCCCCTGTCCG GAGCGGAGAGGGAGCTTCCTGACGTGGCTGCGGAGGAAGTTGGACGAGGACGGCACGCTGACTGCTCCGAAGGCTTCACTCAAGGTGCTGTCGGGCGGCGATTCTCAGACGGAGCTGCCGGAGGGGGTGTTCGCCCTGCTCCCTGACCCCGTGGAGCCCCAGCCTGAGCAGTTCAACCTGCAGGCGTATACCCACCACCTGCACACTCGCACCCTGGGCCAGACCCTGCTCTACACCGAGGTCAACCCCACCACCATGGACCTGCTGGAGGG GTTGATGCTCCAGTTGCCTGAGGAAATGGGGTTAATAGCTGTAGCTCTTCGTCAGACAAAGGGCAGAG GTAGAGGAGGGAACGCTTGGCTCAGTCCTCTGGGTTGTGCCATGTTCACTCTTCATGCCCAGATCCCCATTAACTCCTCCCTGGGACAGAGGATCCCCTTTCTACAGCACCTGGTAGCCCTCTCTGTGGTGGAAGCTGTGCGCACGCTGCCTGGATATGAG agcatTGACTTACGTGTGAAGTGGCCGAATGACATTTACTACAGTAACCTGATGAAACTTGGTGGGGTTCTGGTAAACTCAACAGTAATGGGACCCACTTTCCATTTACTTATTG gcTGTGGATTCAATGTCAGCAACAGCAACCCGACAATCTGCATCAATGACCTGATTGTGCAGCATAACCGGGAACATGACTCCAGCCTGGAGCCCCTGAACACTGCCATGCTCATCGCTCgcaccctcacccacctggagaATCTCATCTCCGCCTTCCAGGAAAGAGGTCCACAGGCAGTTCTGCCCATCTATTACAAGAGATGGGTGCACAG CGGCTCAGTGGTGAGGCTGTGGAGTGAGGATGGTCCAGAGGCTGCTGTGGTGGGGCTGGATGACAACGGCTTCCTGCAGGTGAAGACTGCAGAGCAGGGGGTGGTCTCGGTGCAGCCTGATGGCAACTCCTTTGACATGCTGAGAAATCTGGTTGTCACTAAGCAGAGCTAG
- the ripply3 gene encoding protein ripply3, translated as MLPPCHRARAEAKPAGAAHRCWGIWRPWSAVGPNAGRGSENISGSTSFCRNMSKSFHGFQHPVRLFMPKSRTQEYLSHLGEKVLASFPVQATLHFYNDDSSDSEEDEDEGPGGCPLLASSNESGR; from the exons ATGCTGCCACCGTGTCACCGAGCCCGGGCGGAGGCCAAGCCGGCGGGAGCCGCGCACCG CTGCTGGGGGATCTGGAGACCGTGGAGCGCCGTGGGTCCGAACGCGGGACGTGGGTCGGAGAAC ATTTCAGGTTCGACTTCCTTTTGTAGAAACATGTCGAAAAGTTTCCACGGATTTCAGCATCCAGTGAG GTTATTCATGCCCAAATCCAGAACGCAGGAATATCTGTCACATCTGGGGGAAAAGGTGCTGGCCAGCTTCCCTGTTCAGGCCACTCTGCACTTCTACAACGACGACTCTAGTGACtctgaggaggatgaggatgaaggCCCAGGAGGGTGTCCCTTGCTCGCCTCTTCAAATGAATCAGGAAGATAG